The Glycine soja cultivar W05 chromosome 6, ASM419377v2, whole genome shotgun sequence genome has a window encoding:
- the LOC114415842 gene encoding glucuronoxylan 4-O-methyltransferase 1-like: MPPDVIQFRPTLAPLQFSSQLTLKQRSSPRDHRQGMNLTNKKKLMPILLLILSIISILRLLSLILRTSSSATMSPPPSSSLFSTHNKVAKHAPDSSKHPNSTLTEKEFKVLSNLVALKSPSNLLIFGFQPQYLTLSSMNAPGSTIFLYDDMIAKVATNSNNTQTYKLGYNVPSKKAYNLLKHARQNQLACAPSYPKLLLQKSKCKLALMNLPAEVYEKKWDIIVVDGPKGDSPESPGRMGSIYTASVLARAGNVSDVVVHDVDRMIEKWFSLEFLCHENLLCSKGKLWHFRISGHSNSTTFCTS, translated from the coding sequence ATGCCTCCTGATGTAATTCAATTTCGTCCTACCTTAGCACCTCTTCAATTTTCTTCACAACTTACATTAAAGCAACGTTCTAGCCCAAGAGATCATCGCCAAGGAATGAACCTCACCAACAAAAAGAAACTCATGCCTATCCTTCTTTTGATCCTTTCAATCATATCAATACTCAGGCTTCTGAGCCTCATTCTCCGCACTTCATCATCTGCTACTATGTCTCCACCACCCAGTTCTTCACTTTTTTCCACTCACAACAAAGTTGCAAAACATGCACCCGATTCCTCAAAGCACCCCAATTCCACCCTAACTGAAAAAGAGTTCAAAGTTCTCTCAAACCTCGTTGCTCTtaaatccccaagcaacctcCTCATATTTGGGTTCCAACCGCAGTACCTTACCCTCTCTTCAATGAATGCACCTGGAAGCACCATCTTTCTTTATGATGACATGATAGCCAAGGTAGCAACAAACTCCAACAACACTCAAACATACAAACTTGGGTATAATGTGCCATCTAAAAAGGCTTATAATTTGCTCAAACATGCAAGGCAGAACCAATTAGCTTGTGCACCAAGTTACCCAAAACTACTGCTTCAGAAATCGAAATGTAAGCTTGCATTGATGAATTTACCTGCAGAAGTGTATGAAAAGAAGTGGGATATCATTGTGGTAGATGGACCCAAAGGGGATTCGCCAGAGTCACCGGGTAGGATGGGTTCTATATACACTGCTAGTGTTCTAGCTAGAGCTGGGAATGTTTCTGACGTAGTTGTGCATGATGTGGATCGTATGATAGAGAAATGGTTTTCCTTGGAGTTTCTCTGCCATGAGAATTTGTTGTGTTCTAAAGGGAAATTGTGGCACTTCAGGATCAGTGGTCACTCCAATTCAACAACGTTCTGCACTTCCTGA